In Pseudorasbora parva isolate DD20220531a chromosome 1, ASM2467924v1, whole genome shotgun sequence, the DNA window GTGAATAAACAGTATCTTGTTGGTTAGTTTTCACTGCAGATCTTTTTAAGGTGGCagactttttggaaaaactcaggGCTGCATAATTTAAGGCCTCTGTTTCCTCAACCTACACaggaaaaacacaaaataattatCAGCCTATATCACTGAAAATCATACATCTTATGAATTAAGGCTTTACCGTCAAAACATTTTATGTACACGACAGAAACAACACAGACAACAGGAAAATAAATTaacaatttaaacatttaaacattttattaatcttGCTCTGCCCACACCGTTACatgttgctttggataaaaacaATATCTGCACTACAAGTTACCATTTTGATTATATCATATAGATTTGCACTATATTTATCAGTACATAGTACCGTTAATAAGCATATTTCAATATGCAAGAAATTAATATGCACCCTGTCATCAGCAAGGACATCAAATCGTCCAATCGTTCAAATGACAGTAAAGATctagcattttattttaaataaatatttatttatttatttatttattttggaatAAGAGTGAAGGGTtaatgtgacactgaacactgctgaaaattcagatttgcatcacagaaatgaattacattatacaaatgtattcaaatagttattttaaaccgtaataatatttcagaatattacagtattattttattatcaaaCAAATgcattggtgagcataagagactgaATAagggatttaaaaaagaaattgtattgaacccaaacttttgaccgtATATATGGAAGAACAGACTGTTTGTAGAATTACTTGAAAAATATGTAGGaaatagtttaaaacaaaaCTTTGTGATAACCAGATTAATGTAGCTGCTAGAGATTGACATTGATCCCCTTATAATTATTCTCCTGAAGTCAAATTTCATGTCATCGGTATGCCAACGTGTGCAAGCAAAGAGGTCGGGTTTATGTAATGtgttattataaaacatttgatCTTTTCATTCTCTATAACTTACAGGACAAATAAAAATGGATTACCTCATTCCTTTGGTTTCTGGGTTGTTTTGAAGCTTCtttgtataataataaaatatacattgtcaATTACACTGATCAGAATTTCAAACAGCAATTTTGTGATGAATCTTTgtactttatttattatttcattttggcatgagattattttaatatttttaccttttttgaGCTTTTGAATCAGTCTCACCACAATTATGTTCACAATCATGGATATTAAGCATATTGTGAACAGGATATAAACTACTGGATTCCGAAAGGTCAAAGTCGAAGACGCTGAAATGGTAACAGATTCAGAAGTTCATGTCCCAAACATGAATACAAAGACATGTTAATAATTAGTATTAATAATTGGCTGACTGAATGGTGCTAAATGTTGCTTATATCGAAATCAAATATTTCTGTACCTTCAATAATCAACTCTGTTCCATTTCCAAAGTGTATCTTCCCACATGTGGCCACAGCACAGTAATAAATCCCAGCATCAGACGGTCTGAGTTCAGTCTGAGAGAGACTGTAGACACAGCTCTGTGTAGAAGAGCCGTCCTCTGATCTCTCCATACACTGATCACTCCTGTTCTCGTGGGTGTAAATGATTCCTGGTTGAGAATATCCTGATGAATGTCTGAACCAGTAGACGCTGTATTCTCCTGCACAGATCTCACTGATGATTGAACACTGCAGAGTCACTGAATCTCCTGGATGAAGTCTGTCAGGCACAGGCTGCTGGAGAACGGTGGAGCTTCTTATTCTGTCCCTTTCTGAAAGAAGCGCAACATTCTGTcaatactgtaaaaacatgaacacaacCGGTCACAAGTTTTAGAACGCtaagatttttaatgtttttgaaggagaatcttctgctcaccaaggctgaatttatgttattagaaatgaaaaaaaaaaaaactgtaatattgtgaaatattattaaaataaaaaaataactgttttctttttgaatatattttcaaatgtcatttattcctgtgatcaaagctgaattttgagcatcattactccagtcttcagtgtcacgatccttcagaaattattctaatatgatgatttctgctcaagaaacatttatgattattatcaatgttgaaacagttTTCTAGGATTCTTTTATGAATtagaagttcaaaagaacagcttttacctgaaataaaaagcttttgtaacattgtactaCCATTGAAATTATTTGGGTTGGTaagaataattttattttttttatttttgggaaataacttaaagaaatgtataaatTTATTTATcagggatgcattaaattgatcaagtgacagtatagaTATTATTATgtgcaaaagctttatatttcagataaatgctgttcttttgaactttctatttctAACACAACtatttcaacattgattataatcataaatgtttcttgagcagtaatcatcatattagaatgatttctgaaggatcgtgacactgaagactggagtaatgatgctcaaaattcagctttgatcacaggaataaatgacattttaaaatatattcaaaaagaaaacaggtattttatattttaataatatttcacaatattacagcttttttgtatttctaataacataaatgcagcct includes these proteins:
- the LOC137062536 gene encoding immunoglobulin kappa light chain-like, whose amino-acid sequence is MKFWILFTLLLIFANGMCEREDFIHQIPLLVADLGSRVILPCSHSDDFINIISWYKHSLGKKPILMAYAEAVLGKITYQNGFNDTNRYFFRIGSGFFNLSIAHLEEYDFATYYCAVSFLNVITFGEGTILLPKERDRIRSSTVLQQPVPDRLHPGDSVTLQCSIISEICAGEYSVYWFRHSSGYSQPGIIYTHENRSDQCMERSEDGSSTQSCVYSLSQTELRPSDAGIYYCAVATCGKIHFGNGTELIIEASSTLTFRNPVVYILFTICLISMIVNIIVVRLIQKLKKEASKQPRNQRNEVEETEALNYAALSFSKKSATLKRSAVKTNQQDTVYSHIMNH